The genomic window AGGAAGTTATGCGGAAGTGGCTGCGCAGCTTTATGCGGAGACACAATGCCAGATAATTTTAGTCGGATCGAAAGCAGAATGTGATGCCGCAGGAGCAGTAGCCCAGCGCTTGACCACTCCCTATCTGAACTGCGCTGGTCAAACATCCCTTCGTGAAGTATTCGGGATACTTGCTAACTGCGATCTGCTGATAGGCGCCGATACAGGGCTAATGCATGCTGCCGTTGCTTTAGGTATTTCGACCATTGGAATCTACGGACCCACTAAAGCGAAGCGATGGGCGCATGATACGCCGATCAACCGTTCTTTTTATACAACAACGACATCACCCCATCCAAGTGATACAGAAATTAGAGCTTGTCTGGATGCTATCAAACCAAGCTCAATCGCTGAAGCAGCATTAAACCTGTTGCAGAAGCGTAAAGGATCCCAAGATGAGAGTTGATCGCACCCTTTTAAAAATTCTTCCACGTGAGCGCCTGGCTGAAGTGGCATCGGAACTCCATCAAAAAGGGGAGCAAATTGTGTTCACAAATGGCTGCTTTGATGTAATCCATGCAGGACATGCACGATATCTTCGCAATGCCAAAGCTATAGGCGATTATTTAATCGTTGGAATTAATACCGACGATTCAGTTCGAAAACTCAAAGGCGAAAATCGCCCGATTATGCAAGAACAAGACCGCGCCGAACTTATTGCCAGCCTCGAATGCGTGGATTATGTCACCCTATTCGGTGAAGATACCCCTGTCGAAATTATCCGTCTTATCAAACCCAATATTCACGTAAAAGGCGGTGACTACAAAGGCAAAACTCTCCCAGAAGAGGCCGCGGTTAACGAAAACGGCGGTAAAGTCGTTATCGTCCCCCTAGTAGAAGGCCGTTCCACCACCAACGTAATCGACCGAATTGCCGAGCTGAATGGGAAAGAAGAGTAGCACTACATGCGAATGGTGGAATAGGCCACCCTCTCAATAGGAGATTATGGGTGGTTTCCGGATTCTTAAACTTCTGTCCTGTCATCTTATTTTCCATGCATAAATTACGTTTGAGCTGTAACATATGAAAACGACCGGGCTTGTGTGTAAAACCCGGTCGGAAATTAATCACTAACCACTGTGGAAGCTACTTACCTAACAGCGCTTTTGCTTTTTGATAGACGTTGTCAACGGTGAAACCGAAGAACTTCAATAAATCATCAAGCGGGGCAGAGATGCCGAAACGATCGATAGAAATCATATCGCCGCTATCGCCTATCCACTGCCGCCATCCGAATGAGGTTCCTGCTTCAACCGATAAGCGAGCCTTCACTGTTGGCGGAAGGACGTTCTTCTTGTATTCATCAGGCTGCGCTTCAAAGAACTCCCAACAAGGCATTGCAACTACTCGAGCTTTCACGCCATCAGCAACTAACTTATCGTATGCGCCTAATGCTAATTGGACTTCAGAGCCGGTTGCGATGATTATGACTTCGGGGATTTCGTCTGGGCTGTCCGCGAGGATATAAGCGCCCTTTTTCAAGCCTTCAGCCGAGCCGTACTTAGTTCTATCGAAGACCGGCAATTTCTGACGGCTTAAGA from bacterium includes these protein-coding regions:
- the rfaE2 gene encoding D-glycero-beta-D-manno-heptose 1-phosphate adenylyltransferase; this encodes MRVDRTLLKILPRERLAEVASELHQKGEQIVFTNGCFDVIHAGHARYLRNAKAIGDYLIVGINTDDSVRKLKGENRPIMQEQDRAELIASLECVDYVTLFGEDTPVEIIRLIKPNIHVKGGDYKGKTLPEEAAVNENGGKVVIVPLVEGRSTTNVIDRIAELNGKEE